From a single Deltaproteobacteria bacterium HGW-Deltaproteobacteria-6 genomic region:
- a CDS encoding DUF4416 domain-containing protein, translating to MSKPMQTLPVKLVFSVFAPAPEILNDTIKKLSVLYGQPDYVSEQMPFDYTDYYHPEMGGELVRRFLSMEKLIRPETLPDIKLTTNEIEKESAVDGRRLVNIDPGYLSQAHLILATGKGYTHRPYLRDGIYADLTLIYQGKKFCALPWTYPDYADEKQLTMLMAIRSRYLLQLGAVKK from the coding sequence ATGAGTAAACCGATGCAGACGCTGCCGGTCAAGCTGGTCTTCAGTGTTTTTGCCCCGGCGCCCGAAATACTAAACGATACCATTAAAAAGTTGTCCGTTCTTTACGGCCAGCCGGATTACGTCAGTGAACAGATGCCCTTTGATTATACGGATTATTATCACCCGGAAATGGGTGGGGAGCTTGTCCGGCGCTTTCTGTCGATGGAAAAATTAATCCGGCCGGAAACATTACCGGACATCAAGCTTACGACGAATGAAATCGAAAAAGAATCGGCAGTTGATGGTCGCAGGCTTGTAAACATTGATCCCGGTTATCTGTCCCAGGCTCATCTGATTCTGGCTACCGGGAAGGGTTATACGCACCGTCCATATTTACGCGACGGAATTTACGCGGATTTAACCCTTATTTATCAGGGAAAAAAGTTTTGTGCTTTGCCCTGGACGTATCCTGATTATGCGGATGAAAAACAACTGACGATGCTCATGGCTATCCGGTCGCGATATTTGTTGCAGTTAGGGGCCGTTAAGAAATAA
- the rfaE1 gene encoding D-glycero-beta-D-manno-heptose-7-phosphate kinase, which yields MNKDITKKKALEIIRNFPCAGVLVVGDVMVDHFIWGKVARISPEAPVPVVDVQKDSVMMGGCANVLNTIYAMGGRVFVAGVIGADDIGRGLLSQLKERDIDTAGIIIEKGRPTTLKTRIVAHGQQVVRFDKESRMPIPKRSVAKILDYVKSLRDKIGTIVISDYSKGVVSRELINGIKSIAADTKMYLCVDPKQSDFSVYAGAHVITPNHHEAQRAAGMEIANGDDLLKLGETLLTRFDFQALLVTRGEEGMSLFERGRKIVHTHFPAQAKEIYDVTGAGDTVIGVLALALAAQANLKEATSLANHAAGIVVGKVGTSTVSREELISVL from the coding sequence GTGAATAAAGATATCACGAAGAAGAAAGCATTGGAAATCATTAGAAATTTCCCATGCGCCGGCGTGCTGGTGGTCGGAGACGTCATGGTCGATCATTTCATCTGGGGTAAGGTAGCGCGGATTTCTCCTGAAGCACCTGTGCCGGTGGTCGATGTTCAAAAAGACTCTGTGATGATGGGCGGCTGCGCTAATGTCCTCAATACGATTTATGCCATGGGCGGCAGAGTTTTTGTTGCCGGTGTGATTGGGGCCGATGATATCGGCCGCGGGCTGTTGTCGCAATTAAAAGAGCGGGATATTGATACAGCCGGCATCATAATCGAGAAGGGAAGGCCGACAACGCTGAAGACGAGAATTGTTGCGCACGGACAGCAGGTTGTTCGGTTTGATAAGGAAAGCCGGATGCCAATTCCGAAAAGAAGTGTCGCTAAAATTCTCGATTATGTAAAATCTCTGCGCGATAAGATTGGCACCATCGTGATTTCCGATTACAGCAAAGGTGTTGTATCCAGAGAATTGATCAATGGCATAAAAAGCATTGCCGCAGATACAAAAATGTATTTGTGCGTTGATCCGAAGCAAAGTGATTTTTCGGTTTACGCTGGCGCCCATGTCATCACGCCCAATCACCATGAGGCCCAGCGCGCAGCCGGGATGGAAATTGCCAATGGAGATGATCTGCTGAAGTTGGGAGAGACGCTGCTCACAAGATTTGACTTTCAGGCTCTGCTGGTGACGCGGGGCGAAGAAGGTATGAGTCTTTTTGAAAGGGGTCGTAAGATTGTCCACACGCACTTTCCAGCGCAGGCGAAGGAAATTTACGACGTGACGGGGGCCGGAGATACCGTCATCGGTGTGCTGGCCCTGGCGCTGGCCGCACAAGCGAATCTGAAAGAGGCAACGTCTCTGGCTAATCACGCCGCTGGTATTGTGGTGGGCAAGGTAGGGACGTCCACGGTTTCACGGGAAGAATTGATCAGTGTATTATGA
- a CDS encoding tRNA CCA-pyrophosphorylase, translating into MNICAYSYEEYLSLVKSFHGHLAPGLLIGGFMVDLAMKNLPEGEFFDALCETPVCLPDSIQILTPCTVGNGWLSIVNFGKFAVTLYEKYTGKGVRVYLDMEKLNAWPEIRDWYLKKKKKHEQNSDALLAQIKEAGHGLLSIQHVQVEAEKVRRKKLGPAGVCPVCGEAYPIKDGDQCRNCQGDTPYRDVVAVKMPKKNV; encoded by the coding sequence ATGAATATCTGCGCCTATTCTTATGAAGAATATCTCAGCCTGGTGAAGTCTTTTCACGGCCATCTGGCGCCCGGTTTGCTTATCGGCGGTTTTATGGTTGATCTGGCTATGAAAAATTTGCCGGAGGGAGAGTTCTTTGACGCGCTGTGCGAAACACCGGTTTGCCTACCTGACTCGATCCAGATTCTGACGCCCTGTACGGTAGGCAACGGATGGCTCAGTATTGTGAATTTCGGTAAATTTGCTGTGACGCTATACGAAAAATATACCGGCAAAGGTGTGCGGGTTTATCTGGACATGGAGAAGCTGAATGCCTGGCCGGAAATACGGGACTGGTATCTCAAAAAAAAGAAAAAGCACGAACAAAATTCCGATGCTTTGCTGGCGCAAATCAAAGAAGCGGGACACGGGCTCCTGAGTATCCAGCATGTGCAGGTTGAAGCGGAAAAAGTCCGCCGCAAGAAACTTGGACCGGCGGGTGTTTGTCCTGTCTGTGGCGAAGCCTATCCGATCAAGGATGGCGATCAATGCCGCAATTGCCAGGGCGACACTCCTTATCGTGATGTTGTTGCCGTAAAAATGCCGAAGAAAAATGTTTAA